From Selenomonas sp. AB3002, one genomic window encodes:
- a CDS encoding class I SAM-dependent DNA methyltransferase, which yields MAGNLGGLVKRLQDIMRQDAGINGDAQRIEQIVWMLFLKVYSAKEEEWELDDEDYVSIIPEEYRWQNWAHEEKQGDGLTGEDLLDFVNDMFKAFKELEVTSETPLKKSIVKTVFEDTNQYMKDGVLLRQMANELDAIQLSQYEEIHALGDIYETILKDLQSAGHAGEFYTPRAVTDFMAKMIEPKLGEKMADFACGTGGFITSWLKELEPQIQTTEDRKSFSQSVYGIEKKQFPYMLAITNLLLHDIDEPRIFHDNSLAYNVLDYTEKDSFDKILMNPPYGGSEGEAIKNNFPEDLADSETADLFMSVIMYRLKKNGRAAVVLPDGFLFGTDNTKTAIKKKLMSEFNLHTIIRLPGSVFAPYTSITTNLLFFDNTEPTKEVWFYRLDMPEGYKHFSKTKPMKLEHFQPVMDWWKNREEIEVEGWSKAKRYTAEEIQEGGYNLDLCGFPHEEEEILDPLDLIQSYQEHRKELNAEIDRVLGEITARLEN from the coding sequence ATGGCAGGAAATTTAGGAGGCCTCGTCAAGAGGCTGCAGGACATCATGCGTCAGGATGCGGGGATTAACGGTGATGCTCAGCGCATAGAGCAGATTGTCTGGATGCTCTTCCTCAAGGTCTACAGTGCTAAGGAAGAAGAATGGGAACTCGACGATGAAGATTATGTCTCCATCATACCCGAGGAATACCGTTGGCAGAATTGGGCCCATGAGGAAAAACAGGGAGATGGTCTCACCGGCGAGGACCTGCTGGACTTTGTAAACGATATGTTCAAGGCCTTCAAGGAGCTGGAAGTAACCTCTGAAACGCCCCTCAAGAAGTCTATCGTGAAGACTGTCTTCGAGGACACCAACCAGTACATGAAGGATGGTGTTCTGCTTCGGCAGATGGCCAACGAGCTGGACGCTATCCAGCTGAGTCAGTATGAGGAAATCCATGCCCTGGGGGATATTTACGAAACCATACTCAAAGACCTGCAGTCAGCTGGCCATGCTGGCGAGTTTTACACGCCCCGTGCTGTGACGGACTTCATGGCAAAGATGATAGAGCCGAAGCTGGGTGAAAAGATGGCAGACTTTGCCTGTGGCACCGGTGGCTTCATTACCAGCTGGTTAAAAGAGCTTGAACCGCAGATACAGACTACTGAGGACAGGAAGAGTTTCAGCCAGTCTGTCTATGGCATAGAGAAGAAGCAGTTCCCTTATATGCTGGCCATCACCAACCTGCTCCTGCATGACATTGACGAGCCAAGAATCTTCCATGACAACAGCCTGGCTTACAACGTGCTGGACTACACGGAGAAAGATTCCTTCGATAAGATCCTTATGAATCCACCCTACGGGGGAAGCGAAGGGGAAGCCATCAAGAACAACTTCCCGGAAGATCTGGCTGACTCCGAGACCGCTGACCTCTTTATGAGCGTCATCATGTACCGCTTGAAGAAAAACGGACGGGCTGCCGTGGTGTTGCCAGATGGCTTCCTCTTTGGCACCGACAACACCAAGACTGCTATCAAGAAGAAGCTCATGAGCGAGTTCAACCTGCATACCATCATCCGGCTGCCCGGCAGCGTCTTTGCTCCCTACACCAGCATCACCACCAACCTGCTGTTCTTTGATAACACCGAACCTACCAAGGAAGTCTGGTTCTACCGTCTGGATATGCCAGAGGGCTACAAGCACTTCTCCAAGACCAAGCCCATGAAGCTGGAGCACTTCCAGCCCGTTATGGACTGGTGGAAGAATCGGGAGGAGATAGAGGTGGAAGGCTGGTCCAAGGCTAAGCGCTACACTGCCGAAGAGATCCAGGAAGGTGGCTACAACCTCGATCTCTGTGGCTTCCCCCATGAGGAAGAAGAAATCCTGGATCCGCTCGACCTGATACAGAGCTACCAGGAGCACCGCAAAGAATTGAATGCAGAGATTGACAGGGTATTGGGGGAGATAACAGCAAGACTTGAGAATTGA
- a CDS encoding DEAD/DEAH box helicase family protein — protein MGKKSLTEEDIKLRYITPAITAKWKVEHIFMEKKITDGRVNIKGNMAVRENPKKADYVLCYRGYYPLAIVEAKDNKQLPSFGLQQAKTYCQMMDVKFAYSSNGDEFVEFDFLTGQERSLPLADFPSEDELWERLEREVKLSTEEIQIINQPFYTGKNSPRYYQQVAIDRTLDAIARGQQRLLLVMATGTGKTFTAFQIVYRLIKSNLKKKILYLADRNILVDQSIIQDFNPLAKVIHKVDFSKDKPAQISAYQVYFALYQQMVGNDDVPHFQELFEPEFFDLIIVDECHRGSAKEESQWRRVLEYFQTATQIGMTATPKETKYVSSTNYFGDPVYTYSLNQGINDGFLAPFRVIEPRMNVSDGWRPIKGQLDYYGQEIPDRIYNNTDYDYNIVLEDRIREVAAQITEYLKATDRMAKTIVFCASEDAAERMRAELARQNADMLALNPDYVVRITGSDVYGKSKLNYFISVRERFPVIATTSELLSTGVDAKMTKVIAIDKSIASMTLFKQIVGRGTRIREEAGKTNFTIIDFRGVTRLFADPAWDGPIERVPGFTPGQVKEPPATYGPEGPQGTDGPEEPKEPRIVPFVRPDGCKVVTVNKTISIYDPGGKLLKQENIIDYTKANILGQYGDLAKFIRTWSEADKKEAIGEALASQGISLEKLKHDMNMDEVDDYDFICHVAYDQKPLTRRERAEGVKKRDFLHRFKDAAREVLEILLDKYMNLGIKEIETTTVLKLAEFQKFGTPGNIAKLFGGNKGYKETVRELAKEIYKNEDKAG, from the coding sequence ATGGGCAAGAAAAGTCTTACCGAAGAGGATATCAAGCTTCGCTACATCACCCCCGCTATCACGGCCAAGTGGAAGGTGGAGCATATCTTCATGGAGAAGAAAATCACTGATGGCAGGGTGAATATTAAGGGCAACATGGCTGTCCGTGAGAATCCCAAGAAAGCTGACTATGTGCTCTGCTACCGTGGCTACTATCCTTTGGCTATCGTGGAGGCTAAGGATAATAAGCAGCTTCCCTCCTTCGGTCTGCAGCAGGCCAAGACATACTGCCAGATGATGGATGTGAAGTTTGCCTATAGCTCCAACGGTGATGAGTTTGTAGAGTTCGATTTCCTGACGGGGCAGGAGCGCAGTCTGCCTCTTGCTGACTTTCCTTCTGAGGATGAGCTATGGGAGAGGCTGGAGCGCGAAGTCAAGCTCTCAACAGAAGAGATTCAGATAATCAACCAGCCCTTCTATACAGGCAAGAACTCTCCCAGATATTATCAGCAGGTGGCTATTGACCGGACCTTGGATGCCATTGCTCGGGGACAGCAGCGTCTCCTTTTGGTTATGGCCACCGGCACTGGCAAGACTTTCACAGCCTTCCAGATAGTCTATCGCCTCATCAAGAGCAATCTGAAGAAGAAAATCCTCTACCTGGCTGACCGCAATATCCTTGTTGACCAGTCCATCATTCAGGACTTCAATCCTCTGGCTAAAGTCATCCATAAGGTAGACTTCTCAAAGGACAAGCCTGCGCAGATCTCGGCCTATCAGGTATACTTCGCCCTTTATCAGCAGATGGTAGGCAATGATGACGTGCCGCATTTTCAGGAGCTGTTTGAGCCGGAGTTCTTCGACCTCATCATTGTAGATGAGTGCCACCGTGGATCTGCCAAAGAAGAAAGCCAGTGGCGCAGGGTACTGGAATACTTCCAGACAGCTACCCAGATAGGCATGACCGCTACGCCCAAGGAGACGAAGTATGTATCCAGCACCAATTACTTCGGGGATCCGGTCTACACCTACAGCCTCAACCAGGGCATCAATGATGGCTTCCTGGCTCCCTTCCGAGTCATTGAGCCGCGCATGAATGTCAGTGATGGCTGGCGCCCTATCAAGGGACAGCTGGATTATTACGGCCAGGAGATTCCTGACCGTATATATAACAACACTGACTATGACTACAACATCGTGCTGGAAGACCGCATACGCGAGGTGGCTGCCCAGATAACCGAATACTTAAAGGCCACTGACAGGATGGCCAAGACCATTGTTTTCTGTGCCAGTGAAGATGCTGCTGAGAGAATGCGGGCAGAACTTGCCAGGCAGAATGCAGATATGCTGGCCCTGAACCCTGATTATGTGGTGCGTATCACCGGCAGCGATGTCTATGGCAAGAGCAAGCTGAACTATTTCATCTCTGTCAGGGAGAGGTTCCCTGTTATAGCTACCACATCGGAACTGCTCTCTACTGGCGTGGATGCGAAGATGACCAAGGTTATCGCCATTGACAAGAGCATTGCTTCCATGACCCTCTTCAAGCAAATCGTGGGCCGTGGCACCCGCATCCGCGAGGAAGCAGGGAAGACCAACTTTACAATCATTGACTTCCGGGGCGTGACCCGTCTCTTTGCTGATCCAGCCTGGGATGGCCCCATTGAGAGAGTACCAGGATTTACACCAGGACAGGTTAAGGAGCCGCCTGCTACATATGGGCCCGAAGGGCCTCAAGGCACGGATGGCCCCGAAGAACCGAAAGAGCCACGCATAGTACCCTTTGTGCGGCCTGATGGCTGCAAGGTAGTTACCGTGAACAAGACCATCTCGATTTATGATCCGGGTGGAAAGCTTTTGAAGCAGGAAAACATCATTGACTACACCAAGGCGAATATCCTGGGCCAGTATGGCGACCTGGCGAAGTTTATCCGCACCTGGTCAGAGGCAGACAAAAAAGAAGCCATTGGCGAGGCGTTGGCTTCACAGGGAATAAGCCTGGAGAAGCTCAAGCATGACATGAACATGGATGAAGTGGACGACTATGACTTCATCTGCCATGTAGCCTACGACCAGAAGCCCCTCACCCGCAGGGAAAGAGCCGAAGGCGTGAAGAAACGTGACTTCCTGCACAGGTTCAAGGATGCAGCAAGGGAAGTGCTGGAAATCCTTCTGGATAAGTATATGAACCTTGGCATCAAGGAAATAGAGACTACGACTGTGCTCAAGCTGGCAGAATTTCAGAAGTTTGGCACACCGGGCAATATAGCCAAGCTCTTTGGCGGCAACAAGGGCTATAAAGAGACCGTCAGAGAATTAGCAAAAGAGATATACAAGAATGAAGATAAGGCAGGTTAA
- the moaC gene encoding cyclic pyranopterin monophosphate synthase MoaC: protein MNPANDRYQKKQATSGTARNGDVLGVARLAGIMGAKKTSDLIPLCHPLPLTAVSVDFTLLPEECAVKAAATAKITGRTGVEMEALTAVSTALLTIYDMCKALDKSMEITDIHLEEKSGGKSGHYKRT from the coding sequence ATAAATCCAGCCAATGACAGGTATCAGAAAAAACAGGCAACCAGCGGCACTGCCAGGAATGGCGATGTGCTGGGGGTAGCCCGGCTGGCAGGCATTATGGGAGCCAAGAAGACCTCCGACCTCATCCCCCTCTGCCACCCCCTGCCCCTCACCGCCGTCAGCGTAGACTTCACCCTGCTGCCGGAGGAATGTGCCGTGAAAGCTGCCGCCACCGCCAAGATCACCGGGCGAACCGGGGTGGAAATGGAAGCCCTCACCGCCGTCAGCACAGCGCTTCTCACCATCTACGATATGTGCAAGGCCCTGGACAAAAGCATGGAAATCACAGACATCCATCTGGAAGAAAAAAGCGGCGGCAAAAGCGGCCATTACAAGCGCACATAG
- a CDS encoding SPFH domain-containing protein, translating to MGLIKAVTGAAGGVLADQWKEFFYCDSLSEDILAAKGQKRTGKRSSNTDGSDNVISNGSVITVNSGQCMMIVEQGEVIEVCAEPGEFIFDSATQPTIFEGSLGDSAKKVFDEFLNRVKFGGEASTDQRVYYFNTKEIMGNKYGTPTPIPFRVVDRNVGLDIDISLRCFGEYSYQLKNPLLFYKNVCGNIEGVYSRDKIDSQLKSELMTALQPAMAKIAALDIRYSELPAHTQEIADALNDVLSKKWGELRGIEIVSFGVSNVSISEEDQQMIKELQRNAAFRNPTMAAAHMVGSQAAAMQDAANNAGGAAIGFMGMNMAAGAGGVRAEDLYKMGNAQAPAAPAQPAAGGWACACGHTGNTGKFCAECGKPRPENTSWTCSCGAVNTGKFCAECGKPKPAGDWTCSCGTVNKGKFCSNCGSPRP from the coding sequence ATGGGACTTATCAAAGCTGTGACTGGCGCCGCTGGCGGCGTGCTGGCTGATCAATGGAAAGAATTCTTTTACTGTGACAGCCTGAGCGAGGACATTCTGGCTGCCAAGGGACAGAAACGCACAGGCAAGCGCAGCAGCAACACGGACGGCAGCGACAATGTGATTTCCAACGGCTCAGTCATCACTGTGAACAGCGGCCAGTGCATGATGATCGTGGAGCAGGGTGAAGTCATAGAAGTCTGCGCCGAGCCTGGCGAGTTCATCTTCGATTCTGCCACTCAGCCCACCATCTTCGAAGGCAGCCTTGGTGACAGTGCCAAGAAGGTCTTTGACGAATTCCTGAACCGTGTCAAATTCGGCGGGGAAGCCTCCACGGATCAGCGGGTCTATTACTTCAATACTAAGGAAATCATGGGCAACAAGTACGGCACCCCCACCCCCATTCCCTTCCGGGTGGTGGACAGGAACGTGGGCCTGGACATTGACATTTCCCTCAGATGTTTCGGCGAGTACAGCTACCAGCTGAAGAATCCCCTGCTGTTCTATAAGAACGTCTGTGGCAATATAGAAGGCGTGTATTCCCGTGACAAAATCGACAGCCAGCTGAAATCCGAGCTCATGACAGCCCTGCAGCCTGCCATGGCCAAGATTGCAGCCCTGGACATCCGCTACAGCGAACTGCCCGCCCACACCCAGGAGATTGCCGATGCCCTCAATGATGTGCTCAGCAAGAAATGGGGCGAACTGCGGGGCATTGAAATCGTCTCCTTCGGCGTCAGCAACGTGAGCATCAGCGAAGAAGACCAGCAGATGATCAAGGAGCTCCAGCGCAACGCCGCCTTCCGCAATCCCACCATGGCCGCAGCCCACATGGTAGGTTCCCAGGCTGCCGCCATGCAGGACGCTGCCAATAACGCAGGCGGCGCCGCCATCGGCTTCATGGGCATGAATATGGCGGCTGGAGCTGGCGGCGTCAGGGCCGAAGACCTTTACAAAATGGGCAATGCCCAGGCTCCTGCAGCCCCTGCCCAGCCTGCTGCCGGCGGCTGGGCCTGCGCCTGCGGCCACACAGGCAACACGGGCAAATTCTGCGCTGAGTGCGGCAAGCCCCGCCCCGAAAACACCAGCTGGACCTGCTCCTGCGGTGCTGTGAATACGGGCAAGTTCTGCGCCGAGTGCGGCAAGCCCAAACCTGCCGGGGACTGGACCTGCTCCTGCGGCACCGTGAACAAGGGCAAATTCTGTT